A single Symbiobacterium thermophilum IAM 14863 DNA region contains:
- a CDS encoding response regulator, producing MSPIRILICDDHFMVRQGLATYFELQDDFEVVGEAADGRQAVEMTRTLAPDVVLMDLMMPGLDGLSALRELKGTGAKVIMLTSFLDLEKAMACIEEGALGFLTKDIEPADLVDAIRAVHRGEPRLHPEVMKRLMVRTAQPHQPSKRDLLTPRELDVLRALAHGLTNREIAERLVISETTVKTHISSILSKLQLTDRTQAALWAVREGLVDD from the coding sequence GTGAGCCCTATACGCATCCTGATCTGCGATGACCACTTCATGGTCAGACAGGGTCTCGCCACCTACTTCGAGCTGCAGGACGATTTCGAGGTGGTCGGCGAGGCGGCCGACGGCCGCCAGGCGGTGGAGATGACCCGAACGCTCGCACCCGACGTTGTGCTGATGGACCTCATGATGCCGGGCCTCGACGGCCTCAGCGCTCTGCGGGAGCTGAAGGGGACCGGCGCCAAGGTGATCATGCTCACCTCGTTCCTCGACCTGGAGAAGGCGATGGCCTGCATCGAGGAGGGCGCCCTGGGCTTTCTCACCAAGGACATCGAGCCTGCGGACCTGGTCGACGCCATCCGCGCCGTCCACCGGGGCGAGCCGCGGCTGCACCCCGAGGTCATGAAGCGGCTCATGGTCCGCACCGCCCAGCCGCACCAGCCGAGCAAGCGGGACCTGCTCACGCCCCGGGAACTGGACGTGCTGCGGGCCCTGGCCCACGGGCTGACCAACCGGGAGATCGCCGAGCGGCTGGTGATCAGCGAGACCACCGTCAAGACCCACATCTCCTCGATCCTCAGCAAGCTGCAGCTCACCGATCGCACGCAGGCGGCCCTGTGGGCCGTGCGGGAGGGGCTGGTGGACGACTGA